The Miscanthus floridulus cultivar M001 chromosome 17, ASM1932011v1, whole genome shotgun sequence genome has a window encoding:
- the LOC136515587 gene encoding uncharacterized protein, with amino-acid sequence MAITFNQEDHPDSVPHLGRYPLMVNLIMGNTRLTKVLMDGGSGLNILYASTLDKMGIPHSNMCPSKASFYGIMPGKEVIPLGHIWLNITFGQPDNFHMEPLTFKVVNFPVVYHALLSGPCFTMFMSIPSYTYLKLKMSSPKGVITIKGSFEQTYYCEQDCDA; translated from the coding sequence ATGGCCATCACCTTCAACCAAGAAGACCACCCCGATAGTGTCCCTCATCTAGGGCGCTACCCGCTCATGGTCAACCTGATCATGGGCAACACGcgtctcaccaaggtgttgatggatgggggcagtggcctcaacatactctacgccAGCACCCTCGACAAGATGGGCATCCCCCACAGCAACATGTGCCCTAGCAAGGCATCGTTCTATGGGATCATGCCAGGAAAGGAAGTCATCCCCCTCGGGCATATTTGGCTCAACATCACCTTCGGCCAGCCGGACAACTTCCACATGGAGccactcaccttcaaggtggttaaCTTCCCTGTTGTTTACCATGCCCTCCTCAGTGGACCTTGCTTCACCATGTTCATGTCCATCCCtagctacacctacctaaagctcaagatgtcTAGCCCAAAGGGAGTCATCACCATCAAGGGGAGCTTTGAGCAAACCTACTACTGCGAGCAGGACTGCGACGCCTAA